The following nucleotide sequence is from Peribacillus sp. ACCC06369.
AAAAGGGGCACTTTATAAGTTGGCTTTTGACCGTTACAAGGAATGTGTGTGTGGATTATGTCCGTAAAGACAGTGTACATATTCGTAATAACAAACAAATGGACATGAACCATCCAATTGACATCGAAGATCCGAATAATGATATAGAAAATGGGCTGTTATCCAGTGAAATTGCCAATGCAAAAAGTAAGTTAAGCAAGCCGCAAAAAAGACTGATTGATTTACTTTATTGGAAAGGGTATTCGCTAACGGAAATCGCCAAAATTGAAAACGAACCGATTGGTACAATCAAGAGCAGGCTTCATCAGTCGCTCAAACAGTTGAAAAAGTACTTGGAAGTAGGTGGTTTGTAATGAATACAGAGTGCGCTAACCTGCTTTCATTTTTATCTGGTGAACTGGGAGAAAAAGAAAAAAAGGTATTCGCGGAACACTTAATTCAATGCTCTGAATGCACTAAGGATTATGAACAAATGACGGAAGCCTGGAATTCATTGAAATGGGATTTCGAAGAGATGGAACCTTCTTCTTCTCTGAAATCAGAGGTTATGAATTTTGTTTTTGAACCTAATGATCAAGTTCCGGTACTCAAGGAAAAGAATTGGAGCAGTTTTTTCTTTAGGCAGTTTACCCCTGTAACTTCGGGTCTCTTGCTGGCAACACTAGTTTTTGCGTTTGTGCTGCTGTATTCCAATATTCAACTAAAAAAAGAACTTGCGGCTATCAATCTGCCAATGGAGGTTAAAACGTCACTATCTTTGCAGCCCGCTGATAAGACGGCTGTAAAGATGAATACGGATGGAGAAGCATACATTTTGCAGCAAGGTGAAGATAGGAGGTTAATCGTTCAGATTCAGAATTTGCCTAGCCTTAAAGAGTCCGAGGTGTATCAGGTGTGGT
It contains:
- a CDS encoding RNA polymerase sigma factor yields the protein MKEKPDKELMALVMKKHRPALEELYDRHIKLIYGYIFKFTNGNAEKTKEIVQLVFLKLWTTKSTYNSEKGHFISWLLTVTRNVCVDYVRKDSVHIRNNKQMDMNHPIDIEDPNNDIENGLLSSEIANAKSKLSKPQKRLIDLLYWKGYSLTEIAKIENEPIGTIKSRLHQSLKQLKKYLEVGGL
- a CDS encoding anti-sigma factor gives rise to the protein MNTECANLLSFLSGELGEKEKKVFAEHLIQCSECTKDYEQMTEAWNSLKWDFEEMEPSSSLKSEVMNFVFEPNDQVPVLKEKNWSSFFFRQFTPVTSGLLLATLVFAFVLLYSNIQLKKELAAINLPMEVKTSLSLQPADKTAVKMNTDGEAYILQQGEDRRLIVQIQNLPSLKESEVYQVWLLKDGKRTNAGTFKPDETGTGSLTYKLSINDQFNQIGITREPDSNSTKPRGEKIVGS